In Streptomyces sp. NBC_00414, a single window of DNA contains:
- a CDS encoding SWIM zinc finger family protein: MSPTDQPDRPDQPDAVDDAVEELPQTGEERPADAARRALRAARRGDAAAVPGAEPAEPHSDAPDAPPAATGVQGRGATGGTTAAGPRPGDIAREALRRAAADKPAAQNPGPASDATVTVTPDEAPASTVAGRPDEDSEPPAGDRPDAPSGTARPGDVAREALRAARVQAERERTAAQAKGAGAARKRRGGAEATRGTCPAAPSREAAAQVRELAELLGNTLDLSSRLEREERADEPDPEPSTTRPAAPTDADTGTGTSTGTGAGRGADTDTGADANTEVSATADAGLLDAQASHAEPAPYAAPDPYAAPDSAPTLRSAPAPAPAQRSVPVSGRSMAAPARDGELRRTFPALAARAPGEGGFAETWWGNAWVAALEEMALDAARLGRGKSYAGEGHVDAITVTPGLVLAYVHGSRPRPYRVQIRMRTLSDEDWERFLDAAAERPAHIAALLDKDLPQALADSGVELLPGAGDLVPRCSCPDSGHPCKHAAALCYQTARLLDEDPFVLLLLRGRGERELLDELSRRNATLAARSARAAEEPELPGVPAREAVERRVLPPLPAPQPPPAHPEQPPAYPASPGGPDPFALDQLATDAAARAHVLLTTGRDPLAGLTLWEDAVRIAATRPGSGLTATTRALYASLATAARRTPGDLARAVAAWRQGGLEGLAVLEEAWDPPAGRFDRARPLLLAADFPAFRPWHNHLTHPHGHIQLRLGHDGLWYAYESEPGHDDWWPRGTPDLDPVGALTGLGSPTDF, translated from the coding sequence ATGTCTCCGACGGATCAGCCGGACCGGCCGGACCAGCCGGATGCGGTGGACGACGCGGTGGAGGAACTCCCCCAGACCGGTGAGGAGCGGCCCGCCGACGCCGCCCGGCGTGCGCTGCGGGCGGCTCGGCGCGGTGATGCCGCCGCCGTCCCGGGTGCCGAACCGGCGGAGCCGCACTCCGACGCGCCGGACGCGCCCCCTGCGGCCACCGGCGTACAGGGGCGGGGAGCCACCGGAGGGACCACGGCGGCCGGGCCCCGGCCGGGCGACATCGCGCGCGAGGCACTGCGGCGCGCTGCCGCCGACAAGCCCGCCGCGCAGAACCCGGGTCCGGCCTCCGACGCGACGGTGACGGTCACGCCCGATGAGGCCCCCGCCTCGACGGTGGCGGGCCGGCCCGACGAGGATTCCGAGCCGCCCGCGGGCGACCGGCCCGACGCTCCTTCAGGAACCGCCCGCCCCGGCGACGTGGCCCGGGAGGCCCTGCGGGCTGCCCGGGTCCAGGCGGAGCGGGAGCGAACCGCCGCTCAGGCCAAGGGAGCCGGGGCAGCCCGGAAGCGGCGCGGGGGCGCCGAGGCCACCCGCGGCACTTGTCCCGCCGCGCCGAGCCGCGAGGCGGCGGCCCAGGTCCGGGAACTGGCCGAGCTGCTGGGCAACACCCTCGACCTGTCGTCCCGGCTGGAGAGGGAGGAGCGGGCGGACGAGCCCGACCCTGAGCCGAGCACCACGCGCCCGGCGGCGCCCACGGACGCCGACACGGGCACGGGCACGAGTACGGGCACAGGGGCGGGTCGGGGCGCGGACACCGACACCGGCGCCGACGCGAACACCGAGGTCTCCGCCACAGCCGACGCCGGGCTCCTCGACGCGCAGGCCTCTCACGCCGAGCCCGCTCCCTACGCGGCTCCTGACCCCTACGCGGCCCCCGACAGCGCCCCCACCCTCCGCAGCGCCCCCGCCCCCGCCCCCGCACAGCGCAGCGTCCCGGTGTCCGGGCGGTCCATGGCCGCCCCGGCGAGGGACGGTGAGTTGCGGCGTACGTTCCCGGCGTTGGCGGCGCGGGCGCCGGGCGAGGGCGGGTTCGCCGAGACATGGTGGGGCAACGCGTGGGTGGCCGCGCTGGAGGAGATGGCGCTCGACGCGGCACGGCTCGGGCGGGGGAAGTCGTACGCGGGGGAGGGGCACGTCGACGCCATCACCGTCACCCCGGGGCTCGTGCTCGCCTACGTGCACGGGAGCCGTCCGCGGCCGTACCGGGTCCAGATCCGGATGCGTACGCTCTCGGACGAGGACTGGGAGCGTTTCCTGGACGCCGCCGCCGAACGCCCGGCGCACATCGCCGCGTTGCTCGACAAGGACCTGCCCCAGGCGCTCGCCGACAGCGGGGTCGAGCTGCTTCCAGGCGCCGGCGACCTCGTCCCGCGCTGCAGCTGCCCCGACTCCGGCCACCCCTGCAAGCACGCGGCCGCCCTCTGCTACCAGACGGCGCGGCTGCTGGACGAGGACCCGTTCGTGCTCCTCCTGTTGCGCGGCCGGGGCGAGCGCGAACTGCTGGACGAGCTGTCCCGGCGCAACGCCACGCTGGCCGCCCGTTCGGCCCGTGCCGCCGAGGAACCGGAACTTCCCGGTGTCCCGGCCCGCGAGGCCGTCGAGCGCCGCGTGCTGCCGCCCCTGCCTGCCCCGCAGCCGCCGCCCGCGCATCCGGAGCAGCCTCCGGCATACCCGGCGTCGCCCGGCGGCCCCGACCCGTTCGCGCTGGACCAGCTGGCCACCGACGCGGCGGCCCGCGCGCACGTCCTGCTCACCACGGGCCGCGACCCGCTCGCCGGGCTGACGCTCTGGGAGGACGCCGTCCGGATCGCCGCCACCCGCCCGGGTTCCGGCCTCACCGCCACCACCCGCGCCCTCTACGCGTCCCTGGCCACCGCCGCGCGCCGCACCCCGGGGGACCTGGCCCGCGCGGTCGCCGCGTGGCGGCAGGGCGGACTCGAAGGGCTCGCCGTCCTCGAAGAGGCCTGGGATCCTCCGGCGGGCCGTTTCGACCGGGCCCGCCCTCTGCTCCTCGCGGCCGACTTCCCCGCCTTCCGGCCCTGGCACAACCACCTCACCCACCCGCACGGCCACATACAGCTCCGCCTGGGCCATGACGGCCTCTGGTACGCGTACGAGTCGGAACCGGGCCACGACGACTGGTGGCCCCGGGGCACCCCCGACCTCGATCCGGTCGGCGCCCTCACCGGCCTGGGCTCACCGACCGACTTCTGA
- a CDS encoding ABC transporter permease, whose product MTSTIPTADERLLRTSPLRRLLGRPELGSVVGALAVFLFFALVADGFVRTAGLSTVLYAASTIGIMAVPVALLMIGGEFDLSAGVMVTSSALISSMFSYRMTANVWVGVGVSLLVTLAIGFFNGFMLTRTELPSFIITLGTFLMLTGMNLGFTKLISGTVSTKSIADMEGFASAKALFASVLTVGGVDFKVTILWWLGLVALASWILLRTRVGNWIFAVGGGKEAARAVGVPVAATKIGLYMGVSFAAWIAGQHLLFSFDAVQSGEGVGKELTYIIAAVIGGCLITGGYGSAVGSAVGALIFGMTDKGIVFAEWNPDWFKFFLGAMLLLATLLNAWVRKRAEATA is encoded by the coding sequence ATGACGTCGACGATCCCCACGGCGGACGAACGGCTGCTGCGGACCTCACCGCTGCGCAGGCTGCTCGGCCGTCCCGAGCTCGGCTCGGTGGTCGGCGCGCTCGCCGTCTTCCTCTTCTTCGCGCTGGTCGCGGACGGTTTCGTACGGACCGCGGGGCTCAGCACCGTGCTGTACGCGGCCTCCACGATCGGCATCATGGCGGTGCCCGTCGCCCTGCTGATGATCGGCGGCGAGTTCGACCTGTCGGCAGGCGTCATGGTGACGTCGTCCGCGCTGATCTCGTCGATGTTCAGCTACCGGATGACCGCGAACGTCTGGGTGGGAGTGGGGGTCTCGCTGCTGGTCACCCTCGCGATCGGCTTCTTCAACGGCTTCATGCTGACCCGCACCGAGCTGCCCAGCTTCATCATCACGCTCGGCACCTTCCTCATGCTGACGGGCATGAACCTCGGCTTCACCAAGCTGATCAGCGGCACCGTCTCCACCAAGTCGATCGCCGACATGGAGGGCTTCGCCTCCGCCAAGGCGCTCTTCGCGTCCGTCCTCACCGTCGGCGGCGTCGACTTCAAGGTCACCATCCTGTGGTGGCTCGGCCTGGTGGCCCTCGCCTCCTGGATCCTGCTGCGCACCCGCGTCGGCAACTGGATCTTCGCCGTCGGTGGCGGAAAAGAAGCGGCCCGCGCGGTGGGCGTCCCGGTCGCCGCGACCAAAATCGGCCTCTACATGGGAGTGTCGTTCGCGGCCTGGATCGCCGGGCAGCACCTGCTCTTCTCCTTCGACGCCGTGCAGTCCGGAGAGGGCGTCGGCAAGGAGCTGACGTACATCATCGCGGCGGTCATCGGCGGCTGTCTGATCACGGGCGGTTACGGTTCCGCCGTGGGCTCGGCGGTCGGCGCGCTGATCTTCGGCATGACCGACAAGGGCATCGTGTTCGCCGAGTGGAATCCCGACTGGTTCAAGTTCTTCCTGGGAGCGATGCTGCTCCTCGCGACCCTGCTGAACGCCTGGGTCCGCAAGCGCGCGGAGGCCACGGCATGA
- a CDS encoding sugar kinase, with product MTASLPRQASPPDEPSRPPEEPGHRIRRRALTLLIIVLLIGVPAGYLVISANQSRDSGKDKEAKYSATGLTPGWPSRVQRRLYQVPIPGYSAEVAYYETNNWKTSRLYVQFLTSDEGLEKFLRTIGTSLDALEKDEIAISARDRRVVGWEFTGPGPWSGLNHERKNPTPTHHIVVDWAKPGHPMVYVVSRTTP from the coding sequence GTGACGGCCTCGCTGCCGCGCCAGGCCTCACCCCCGGACGAGCCGTCGCGCCCGCCCGAGGAGCCGGGGCACCGGATCCGCCGCCGGGCCCTGACCCTGCTGATCATCGTGCTGCTCATCGGCGTCCCGGCCGGCTATCTGGTGATCTCCGCCAACCAGAGCCGCGACAGCGGCAAGGACAAGGAGGCGAAGTACTCGGCGACCGGTCTCACACCGGGCTGGCCCTCCCGGGTCCAGCGCCGCCTGTACCAGGTGCCCATCCCGGGCTACTCGGCCGAGGTCGCGTACTACGAGACGAACAACTGGAAGACCAGCCGTCTCTACGTCCAGTTCCTCACCAGCGACGAGGGTCTGGAGAAGTTCCTCAGGACCATCGGGACCAGCCTCGACGCCCTGGAGAAGGACGAGATCGCCATCAGCGCCCGCGACCGGCGGGTCGTCGGCTGGGAGTTCACCGGCCCCGGCCCCTGGTCGGGCCTGAACCACGAGCGGAAGAACCCGACGCCCACGCATCACATCGTCGTGGACTGGGCGAAGCCCGGCCATCCCATGGTCTACGTGGTCTCCAGAACGACGCCCTGA
- a CDS encoding ATP-binding cassette domain-containing protein — protein MTQPTATTSAAGRTPLVELDDVSKYYGNIRALEGVSLEVHAGEITCVLGDNGAGKSTLIKIIAGLHRHDTGTFRIEGEDTRPASPREALDRGVATVYQDLAVVPLMPVWRNFFLGSEPRKGSGPFKRLDVDLMRRTTHAELLRMGIDLRDVNQPIGTLSGGERQCVAIARAVHFGAKVLVLDEPTAALGVKQSGTVLKYVAAARDAGLGVVLITHNPHHAYLVGNRFVLLKRGTMVGNHTREEITLDELTRQMAGGTELDDLRHELESSTP, from the coding sequence ATGACGCAGCCCACCGCGACGACGTCCGCCGCCGGGCGCACGCCCCTGGTCGAGCTCGACGACGTCAGTAAGTACTACGGCAACATCCGCGCCCTGGAGGGTGTCTCGCTGGAGGTCCACGCGGGGGAGATCACCTGCGTCCTCGGCGACAACGGCGCGGGCAAGTCGACCCTGATCAAGATCATCGCGGGGTTGCACCGGCACGACACCGGCACCTTCCGCATCGAGGGCGAGGACACCCGCCCCGCGTCCCCGCGGGAGGCTCTGGACCGCGGTGTCGCCACGGTCTACCAGGACCTGGCCGTCGTCCCCCTGATGCCGGTCTGGCGGAACTTCTTCCTCGGCTCCGAGCCCCGGAAGGGCTCCGGGCCCTTCAAGCGTCTGGACGTCGACCTCATGCGCCGCACGACCCACGCGGAGCTCCTGCGCATGGGCATCGACCTGCGCGACGTCAACCAGCCCATCGGCACCCTCTCGGGCGGCGAGCGCCAGTGCGTGGCGATCGCCCGGGCCGTCCACTTCGGCGCCAAGGTCCTCGTCCTCGACGAGCCCACCGCGGCCCTGGGCGTGAAGCAGTCCGGCACGGTCCTCAAATATGTGGCCGCGGCACGTGACGCGGGCCTGGGGGTTGTGTTGATCACCCACAATCCCCACCACGCGTACCTCGTGGGCAACCGCTTCGTCCTCCTCAAACGCGGCACGATGGTCGGCAACCACACCCGCGAAGAGATCACCCTGGACGAACTGACCCGCCAAATGGCGGGCGGCACGGAACTGGACGACCTCCGCCACGAACTGGAGAGCAGCACCCCGTAG
- a CDS encoding ROK family glucokinase: protein MSTYRDLALPRALGSARAAGAPIGSRRATALRTVGTRERRSHLTAPRVPTVGIDIGGTKVMAGVVDADGNILEKVRTETPDKSKSPRVVEDTIVELVLDLSDRHDVHAVGIGAAGWVDADRNRVLFAPHLSWRNEPLRDRIAGRLAVPVLVDNDANTAAWAEWRFGAGRGEDHLVMITLGTGIGGAILEDGQVKRGKFGVAGEFGHMQVVPGGHRCPCGNRGCWEQYSSGNALVREARELAAADSPVAYGIIEHVKGNIAEITGPMITELAREGDAMCIELLQDIGQWLGVGIANLAAALDPSCFVIGGGVSAADDLLIGPARDAFRRQLTGRGYRPEARIARAQLGPEAGMVGAADLARLVARRFRRANRRRVERYERYERFAESRREAQETL from the coding sequence ATGAGCACCTACCGCGACCTCGCCCTGCCCAGGGCGCTCGGCTCCGCCAGAGCCGCGGGCGCCCCCATCGGCTCCCGCCGTGCCACCGCCCTGCGCACCGTGGGCACGCGCGAGCGCCGTTCCCACCTGACGGCACCGCGCGTTCCCACCGTCGGCATCGACATCGGCGGTACGAAGGTGATGGCGGGCGTGGTCGACGCGGACGGCAACATCCTGGAGAAGGTCCGCACCGAGACCCCCGACAAGTCCAAGAGCCCCAGGGTCGTCGAGGACACCATCGTCGAACTGGTGCTGGACCTCTCCGACCGGCACGACGTGCACGCGGTCGGCATCGGCGCGGCCGGCTGGGTCGACGCGGACCGCAACCGGGTCCTGTTCGCGCCGCACCTCTCGTGGCGCAACGAGCCCCTGAGGGACCGGATCGCCGGACGCCTCGCCGTCCCCGTCCTGGTCGACAACGACGCCAACACGGCCGCCTGGGCGGAGTGGCGCTTCGGCGCGGGCCGCGGCGAGGACCACCTCGTCATGATCACGCTCGGTACCGGCATCGGTGGCGCCATCCTGGAGGACGGGCAGGTCAAGCGCGGCAAGTTCGGCGTGGCGGGCGAGTTCGGCCATATGCAGGTCGTGCCCGGCGGCCACCGCTGCCCGTGCGGCAACCGCGGCTGCTGGGAGCAGTACAGCTCCGGCAACGCCCTGGTCCGCGAGGCCCGCGAACTCGCCGCCGCCGACTCCCCGGTGGCCTACGGGATCATCGAGCACGTCAAGGGCAACATCGCCGAGATCACCGGCCCGATGATCACCGAGCTGGCCCGTGAGGGCGACGCGATGTGCATCGAGCTGCTCCAGGACATCGGCCAGTGGCTCGGCGTCGGCATCGCGAACCTCGCGGCCGCGCTCGACCCCTCCTGCTTCGTCATCGGGGGTGGCGTCAGCGCGGCCGACGACCTGCTCATCGGCCCCGCGCGGGACGCCTTCCGGCGCCAGCTGACCGGGCGCGGCTACCGTCCCGAGGCCCGGATCGCCCGCGCCCAGCTCGGCCCCGAGGCAGGCATGGTCGGCGCCGCGGACCTCGCCCGGCTGGTGGCCCGCCGCTTCCGCCGCGCCAACCGGCGCCGGGTCGAGCGGTACGAGCGCTACGAGCGGTTCGCCGAGTCGCGCCGCGAGGCCCAGGAGACGCTGTGA
- a CDS encoding sulfite oxidase, which yields MPRTESHAEPPTESLGESPTGTRSDEAVYDRRRLRQWLAGEARADGIERRDMLRLLAAAGLATTATAATAGFAAPALAAPGTGTGTPGSTGGASAAAVPGIVKPLPEAWFTSRGTNAETKFEALAGTGHHTPTDRFFVRNHTSTPVLDASTWSLTVWGDGLSGGRAAEFTLDELKRLPATTRSAFVECAGNGRSFFTTQQGQTVSGTAWTLGAVGVARWRGVRLGEVLRRAGLSRGAVDVLPRGLDPDYVTADGTNLGRVRRPLPLSKALDDVLLAYEMNGEPLPPDHGGPVRVLVPSWIGIASIKWVGDIEVSAQPLYSPWNTDFYRLFGDAYPAGGSAPLTRQTLKSAFELPWNASLDAAADHRLTGRSWSGAGGVARVDVSTDGGASWRRARLHDAPRRADWVRWSADWRPAGPGAYTLLARATDTTGRTQPETTVHNTQGYLFDAVVRHPVQAV from the coding sequence ATGCCCCGTACCGAATCGCACGCCGAGCCGCCCACCGAATCGCTTGGCGAATCCCCTACCGGCACCCGTTCCGACGAAGCCGTCTACGACCGTCGCAGACTCCGTCAGTGGCTCGCGGGTGAGGCCCGGGCCGACGGCATCGAGCGGCGCGACATGCTCCGTCTGCTCGCCGCCGCCGGACTGGCCACCACAGCCACCGCGGCCACCGCCGGCTTCGCCGCACCCGCCCTGGCCGCTCCCGGCACCGGCACCGGAACCCCCGGAAGCACCGGCGGCGCCTCGGCCGCCGCGGTTCCCGGGATCGTCAAGCCCCTGCCCGAAGCCTGGTTCACGTCCCGGGGCACCAACGCGGAGACCAAGTTCGAGGCGTTGGCGGGCACCGGCCACCACACCCCCACGGACCGTTTCTTCGTCCGGAACCACACCTCCACCCCCGTCCTGGACGCGAGCACCTGGAGCCTGACCGTCTGGGGTGACGGCCTCAGCGGGGGCCGCGCCGCCGAGTTCACGCTCGACGAGCTGAAGCGCCTGCCCGCCACCACCCGCAGCGCGTTCGTCGAGTGCGCGGGCAACGGCCGCAGCTTCTTCACGACACAGCAGGGCCAGACCGTGTCCGGCACGGCGTGGACGCTGGGCGCGGTCGGCGTGGCCCGCTGGCGCGGCGTACGGCTCGGCGAGGTGCTGCGCCGCGCCGGACTGAGCCGGGGCGCCGTGGACGTCCTGCCGCGCGGCCTGGACCCCGACTACGTGACGGCGGACGGCACGAACCTCGGCCGGGTCCGCCGCCCGCTTCCCCTGTCGAAGGCCCTGGACGACGTGCTGCTCGCGTACGAGATGAACGGCGAGCCCCTCCCGCCGGACCACGGCGGCCCCGTACGGGTCCTCGTGCCGTCCTGGATCGGTATCGCGTCGATCAAGTGGGTCGGTGACATAGAGGTCTCCGCCCAGCCGCTGTACTCCCCGTGGAACACCGACTTCTACCGGCTGTTCGGCGACGCCTACCCGGCGGGAGGCAGCGCCCCGCTCACCCGGCAGACCCTCAAGAGCGCCTTCGAACTCCCGTGGAACGCGAGCCTGGACGCCGCGGCCGACCACCGTCTCACCGGCCGCTCCTGGTCGGGCGCGGGCGGTGTCGCGCGGGTGGACGTGAGCACCGACGGCGGCGCGAGCTGGCGGCGCGCCCGCCTCCACGACGCCCCGCGCCGCGCCGACTGGGTCCGCTGGTCCGCCGACTGGCGTCCGGCCGGCCCGGGCGCGTACACCCTCCTGGCCCGTGCGACGGACACGACGGGCCGCACCCAGCCGGAGACCACCGTCCACAACACCCAGGGCTACCTCTTCGACGCGGTCGTCCGGCACCCGGTCCAGGCCGTCTGA
- a CDS encoding spermidine synthase, with protein sequence MSARFEEIDWRPTAMGDISLRRRRDPASGTEVYEVKLGDEFLMSSLFTAGEIALAELGLAELPGTELDIVVGGLGLGYTAQAVLDDPRVRSLAVIETLAEVIDWHQRGLVPLGAGLASDARCRLVQGDFFALAADPGGLDPAQPGRRFHGILLDVDHSPRHVLHPRHAALYQPAGLRALAEHLHPDGVFALWSNDPPDKEFTSVLTEVFPRSAAHVVDFDNPLQGGTSTNTVYVARTEPDPR encoded by the coding sequence ATGAGCGCGCGGTTCGAGGAGATCGACTGGCGTCCGACAGCGATGGGCGACATCAGCCTGCGGCGCCGACGCGACCCGGCATCGGGCACCGAGGTGTACGAGGTGAAGCTCGGCGACGAGTTCCTGATGTCCAGCCTCTTCACGGCCGGCGAGATCGCGCTCGCGGAACTCGGACTGGCTGAACTGCCGGGCACCGAACTGGACATCGTCGTCGGCGGGCTGGGCCTCGGCTACACCGCGCAGGCTGTGCTGGACGACCCCCGGGTGCGTTCGCTGGCCGTGATCGAAACGCTCGCCGAAGTCATCGACTGGCATCAGCGGGGCCTGGTCCCTCTCGGCGCCGGGCTGGCCTCGGACGCCCGCTGCCGTCTGGTCCAGGGCGACTTCTTCGCGCTGGCCGCCGACCCGGGCGGGCTGGATCCGGCGCAGCCGGGCCGTCGCTTCCACGGCATCCTGCTGGACGTCGACCACTCGCCGCGCCATGTGCTCCACCCCCGCCACGCCGCGCTCTACCAGCCCGCCGGGCTCCGCGCTCTCGCCGAACACCTCCACCCCGACGGCGTCTTCGCGCTGTGGTCGAACGACCCGCCGGACAAGGAGTTCACCTCCGTGCTCACAGAGGTCTTCCCCCGGTCGGCGGCCCACGTCGTCGACTTCGACAACCCTCTGCAGGGCGGCACCTCGACCAACACCGTCTACGTGGCCAGGACGGAACCGGACCCGCGCTAG
- a CDS encoding DEAD/DEAH box helicase codes for MSAGETRADSGTDTGPEVSVRLAAVFLPAALPRSGRFAFWDPDGGIPVPAPDTELTVVRPHGTGARRQSVPAQTMPVTEALPLLVRARRDPAAHPATACWGAAALHALRLVARGRLLPGLTPEGFDAWRAGPLDPDDIAHLRAVAAALPYEGHAVPLPGRGPLRLPDPEALTRAFLDAVADALPRTPAAPYAAGKPFAAAGAQRLPGAQDWAAEVAAGMDAGVRISLRLDLSAYELFDDSEDTRRAGAAVVQVHSLADPTLVVDAAGLWAGTADATFGPRARVDAALAVRRAARVWPPLDRLSAQDVPDVLALSEDELTDLLGVAATRLGAAGVAVHWPRDLAQDLSAAAVVRPAPGSATDGTGFFESEELLQFRWQLALGGDPLSEAEMDALAEAHRPVVRLRDQWVLVDPALVRKARKRELGLLDPVDALSAALSGTVDVDGESVEAVPVGALAALRDRLTAGLRPAEPPPGLKATLRDYQLRGLAWLDLMTSLGLGGCLADDMGLGKTVTLIALHLKRARTEPTLVICPASLLGNWQREIERFAPGVPVRRFHGPDRSLADMDGGFVLTTYGTMRSTAALLGRQTWGMVVADEAQHVKNPYSATAKALRTISAPARVALSGTPVENNLSELWALLDWTTPGLLGPLKSFRARHARAVENGEDEEAVARLARLIRPFLLRRKKSDPGIVPELPPKTETDHPVPLSREQASLYEAVVRESMLAIETTQGIARRGLVLKLLTALKQICDHPALYLKEEPDGLPSGSGTARQAARSGKLALLDELLDTLLAEDGSALVFTQYVGMARLITNHLTARAVPVELLHGGTPVPEREHMVDRFQSGATPILILSLKAAGTGLNLTRAGHVIHFDRWWNPAVEEQATDRAYRIGQTQPVQVHRLITEGTVEDRIADMLASKRALADAILGSGEASLTELTDRDLSDLVSLRRST; via the coding sequence ATGAGTGCGGGGGAGACGCGTGCCGATTCCGGCACCGACACCGGGCCCGAGGTGTCCGTGCGGCTGGCCGCCGTGTTCCTGCCCGCCGCGCTGCCCCGCAGCGGACGGTTCGCCTTCTGGGACCCGGACGGCGGGATCCCGGTCCCCGCGCCGGACACCGAGCTCACGGTCGTCCGGCCGCACGGCACGGGGGCCCGGCGGCAGTCGGTGCCCGCGCAGACCATGCCGGTCACCGAGGCACTGCCGCTGCTGGTCCGGGCCAGGCGTGACCCCGCCGCGCATCCCGCCACGGCCTGCTGGGGCGCCGCCGCCCTGCACGCGCTGCGGCTCGTGGCGCGCGGCCGGCTGCTGCCCGGACTGACGCCCGAAGGATTCGACGCGTGGCGTGCCGGTCCCCTGGACCCGGACGACATCGCTCACCTCCGAGCGGTCGCGGCGGCTCTCCCGTACGAGGGACACGCGGTCCCCCTGCCGGGCCGCGGCCCGCTCAGGCTGCCCGACCCGGAAGCGCTGACACGCGCCTTCCTGGACGCGGTCGCCGACGCCCTGCCCCGCACCCCGGCCGCTCCGTACGCCGCGGGGAAGCCCTTCGCGGCGGCCGGCGCCCAGCGGCTGCCGGGCGCCCAGGACTGGGCGGCGGAGGTCGCAGCCGGCATGGACGCCGGGGTCCGGATCTCCCTGCGGCTGGACCTGTCCGCCTACGAGCTCTTCGACGACAGCGAGGACACCCGGCGGGCGGGCGCGGCCGTCGTTCAGGTCCACAGCCTCGCCGACCCCACCCTTGTCGTCGACGCGGCGGGCCTGTGGGCCGGTACCGCGGACGCCACGTTCGGCCCGCGCGCCCGGGTCGACGCTGCCCTGGCCGTGCGCCGCGCGGCCCGCGTCTGGCCGCCCCTGGACCGGCTGTCCGCGCAGGACGTGCCGGACGTACTGGCACTGTCCGAGGACGAGCTGACGGACCTGCTCGGGGTCGCGGCGACCCGCCTCGGCGCGGCAGGCGTCGCCGTGCACTGGCCGCGCGACCTCGCCCAGGACCTGAGTGCCGCCGCGGTCGTGCGCCCCGCGCCGGGCTCGGCCACGGACGGCACGGGCTTCTTCGAGAGCGAGGAACTGCTCCAGTTCCGCTGGCAGCTCGCGCTGGGCGGCGACCCGCTCAGCGAGGCGGAGATGGACGCCCTCGCCGAGGCACACCGACCCGTCGTCCGCCTGCGGGACCAGTGGGTGCTCGTCGACCCGGCCCTGGTCCGCAAGGCCCGCAAACGGGAACTGGGTCTGCTCGACCCGGTCGACGCCCTCTCCGCAGCGCTCAGCGGCACCGTGGACGTCGACGGGGAGAGCGTCGAAGCGGTGCCCGTCGGAGCGCTCGCCGCGCTGCGCGACCGCCTCACGGCCGGACTGCGGCCCGCCGAACCGCCCCCCGGCCTCAAGGCGACCCTCCGCGACTACCAGCTGCGTGGGCTTGCCTGGCTCGACCTCATGACCTCGCTCGGTCTCGGCGGCTGCCTCGCCGACGACATGGGCCTCGGCAAGACCGTCACCCTCATCGCCCTTCATCTGAAGCGGGCGCGCACCGAGCCGACCCTCGTGATCTGCCCCGCCTCGCTGCTGGGCAACTGGCAGCGGGAGATCGAGCGGTTCGCCCCAGGCGTGCCCGTGCGCCGCTTCCACGGCCCCGACCGCTCCCTGGCGGACATGGACGGCGGCTTCGTCCTGACCACCTACGGCACGATGCGCTCGACGGCGGCGCTGCTCGGCCGGCAGACCTGGGGCATGGTCGTCGCGGACGAGGCCCAGCACGTGAAGAACCCGTACTCGGCGACGGCCAAGGCCCTGCGGACGATCTCCGCACCGGCCAGGGTCGCCCTGAGCGGCACACCGGTGGAGAACAACCTCTCCGAGCTGTGGGCGCTGCTCGACTGGACGACCCCGGGTCTCCTCGGCCCGCTGAAATCCTTCCGCGCCCGGCACGCGCGCGCCGTGGAGAACGGCGAGGACGAGGAGGCCGTGGCCCGCCTCGCCCGGCTGATCCGGCCCTTCCTCCTCCGGCGCAAGAAGTCCGACCCGGGCATCGTCCCCGAACTCCCTCCCAAGACGGAGACGGACCACCCGGTCCCCCTCAGCCGCGAACAGGCCTCCCTGTACGAGGCCGTGGTCCGCGAGTCGATGCTCGCCATCGAGACCACGCAGGGCATCGCCAGACGGGGCCTCGTCCTCAAGCTCCTCACCGCGCTCAAGCAGATCTGCGACCACCCGGCGCTGTACCTGAAGGAGGAACCGGACGGACTCCCCAGCGGCTCGGGCACGGCTCGCCAGGCAGCCCGTTCCGGCAAACTGGCCCTGCTCGACGAGCTGTTGGACACGCTCCTCGCCGAGGACGGCTCGGCGCTCGTCTTCACCCAGTACGTGGGGATGGCCCGGCTCATCACGAACCACCTCACGGCGCGCGCGGTCCCCGTCGAGCTGCTCCACGGCGGCACGCCGGTGCCGGAGCGCGAACACATGGTGGACCGCTTCCAGAGCGGAGCGACGCCGATCCTGATCCTGTCCCTGAAGGCCGCCGGTACCGGCCTCAACCTCACGCGCGCGGGGCATGTCATCCACTTCGACCGCTGGTGGAACCCGGCCGTCGAGGAACAGGCCACCGACCGCGCCTACCGCATCGGCCAGACCCAGCCCGTGCAGGTGCACCGCCTCATCACCGAGGGCACCGTCGAGGACCGCATCGCCGACATGCTCGCCTCCAAGCGGGCCCTGGCGGACGCGATCCTCGGCTCCGGCGAGGCGTCCCTGACGGAACTGACCGACCGCGACCTGTCCGACCTGGTCTCGCTCCGGAGGTCCACGTGA